A genomic segment from Leopardus geoffroyi isolate Oge1 chromosome A2, O.geoffroyi_Oge1_pat1.0, whole genome shotgun sequence encodes:
- the ATP6V1F gene encoding V-type proton ATPase subunit F: MAGRGKLIAVIGDEDTVTGFLLGGIGELNKNRHPNFLVVEKDTTINEIEDTFRQFLNRDDIGIILINQYIAEMVRHALDAHQRSIPAVLEIPSKEHPYDAAKDSILRRARGMFTAEDLR; encoded by the exons ATGGCGGGTAGGGGGAAGCTAATTGCGGTGATCGGAGACGAAGACACAGTTACTGGCTTCCTCCTGGGCGGCATAGGGGAGCTTAACAAGAACCGCCACCCTAATTTCCTGGTGGTGGAGAAGGATACAACCATCAATGAGATCGAAGACACTTTCCG GCAGTTTCTAAACCGGGATGACATTGGCATTATCCTCATCAACCAGTACATCGCAGAGATGGTGCGGCACGCGCTCGACGCCCACCAGCGCTCCATCCCAGCCGTCCTGGAGATCCCGTCCAAGGAGCACCCCTATGATGCCGCCAAGGACTCCATCCTGCGCCGGGCCCGGGGCATGTTCACAGCCGAAGACCTGCGCTAG
- the ATP6V1FNB gene encoding protein ATP6V1FNB has protein sequence MANRTLALCEVRPGCRVTVRGSHLLSEGLCLLCSPLSCSHPATSPALATMSRQLNMDTQRQNFWKEEYLREKMFRCEWHRKYGSTVKAKQKAKAAARLPLVLPTLHPKAPLSPPPAPKAVPSKTPGPPLETPIQSEMYPVLPATRALLYEGISHDFQGRSRYLNTRKLDMPEMRYLFPVTTNFIYGWQLGPPVKQELVSCKMCRIESFFRKNGAFALLDPRDLAL, from the exons ATGGCAAATAGAACCCTGGCCCTATGTGAGGTGAGGCCTGGTTGCCGGGTGACTGTCCGTGGCAGCCACTTGCTGTCCGAAGGACTCTGCCTCCTGTGTTCACCCCTCAGCTGCAGCCACCCTGCTACCTCTCCTGCCCTTGCTACCATGTCGCGGCAACTCAACATGGATACGCAGCGGCAGAACTTCTGGAAGGAGGAATATCTGAGGGAGAAGATGTTTCGCTGTGAATGGCACCGCAAGTACGGGTCGACGGTGAAGGCCAAGCAGAAGGCTAAGGCTGCAGCCCGCCTGCCCCTCGTGCTGCCCACCCTGCACCCCAAAGCCCCACTctcccccccacctgcccccaaagCGGTGCCTTCCAAGACCCCCGGCCCTCCCCTGGAGACGCCCATTCAGTCCGAAATGTATCCGGTACTGCCTGCCACCCGGGCCCTGCTGTACGAAGGCATCTCCCACGACTTCCAGGGGCGCTCCCGCTACCTCAACACCCGAAAACTGGACATGCCAGAGATGCGCTACCTCTTCCCCGTCACCACCAACTTCATATACGGCTGGCAGCTGG GCCCCCCGGTGAAGCAAGAACTGGTCTCCTGTAAGATGTGCCGCATCGAATCATTCTTCCGAAAGAATGGGGCCTTCGCACTGCTTGACCCCCGGGACCTGGCTCTCTGA
- the LOC123607285 gene encoding uncharacterized protein LOC123607285: MKTLQTSPGPNWEVAEGEVPTQPPEEGGSLGISRDLCRSLGEQMPQQRGRESPGSGERAAQRRESAPGAGEQRAAGERVRTPLPPPRPPTRPLLPSPGAETLEARSTGSSGQQELPAAPRGHPGLVPDPHGLQDREESPGPAEQVPGAGGEPRGDAEAPKASKAAWPWPPGREKASAGVSAVQQETALQRLLELHRAARRRRRQDREQQRLRVLECLRIARNRHCRVHPLGPPPSPAQLQPQEDAAGQRRALRQQLQQVHRERTRRLRALGARNTQNFQQLLWPRTEDPLPGEEPSPFAAPSSHC, translated from the exons ATGAAGACCCTTCAGACTTCCCCAGGCCCTAACTGGGAGGTGGCTGAGGGAGAGGTGCCTACACAACCCCCGGAGGAAGGCGGCTCCCTGGGAATTTCTAGGGATCTCTGTAGGTCCCTGGGAGAACAGATGCCACAGCAAAGGGGTAGGGAGAGCCCTGGCTCCGGGGAAAGGGCCGCCCAGCGGCGAGAGTCAGCACCGGGCGCGGGAGAGCAGAGGGCCGCCGGGGAGCGGGTACGGACTCCCCTTCCACCCCCGAGGCCCCCGACCCGGCCGCTGCTCCCAAGCCCAGGGGCCGAGACGCTAGAGGCCCGAAGCACTGGGAGCTCGGGGCAGCAGGAGCTCCCCGCAGCTCCCCGGGGGCACCCAGGGCTGGTGCCCGACCCGCACGGGCTTCAGGACCGGGAAGAAAGCCCAGGCCCGGCGGAGCAGGTGCCGGGCGCCGGCGGGGAGCCGAGGGGCGACGCGGAGGCCCCCAAGGCCTCGAAGGCCGCGTGGCCCTGGCCCCCGGGCAGGGAGAAGGCGTCGGCGGGCGTGAGCGCGGTGCAGCAGGAGACCGCTCTGCAGCGGCTGCTGGAGCTGCACCGCGCGGCCAGGCGCCGGCGGCGGCAGGATCGCGAGCAGCAGCGGCTCCGG gtcttGGAATGCCTCCGCATCGCCAGGAACCGCCACTGCCGGGTGCACCCTCTGgggcccccacccagcccagctcagctccaGCCACAG GAGGACGCGGCGGGGCAGCGGCGAGCCCTGCGGCAGCAGCTGCAACAAGTGCATCGGGAGAGGACCCGGCGGCTGCGGGCCCTCGGGGCCAG GAACACCCAGAACTTCCAGCAGCTACTGTGGCCTCGCACTGAGGACCCTTTGCCAGGAGAGGAGCCCTCGCCCTTCGCAGCCCCATCTAGTCATTGCTGA
- the LOC123607286 gene encoding uncharacterized protein LOC123607286 has protein sequence MLARAVYCLGCFLICKIGITIAPTSQSCFKDGLLVQESRACPSGLELPTVLLEMERSRRAQEQLLWDLELLTGAGLGLFWPPRAQFCGLRDRTQCAWSQRSKPRGRMGRGPEQPNSWSSRPCPLPQAGDSLSQNHQLPEGGLAVVPSSALDLGEAASHRDPRRASPALPAESTPGTWTPWPGGQTRAGGGEKSSSQVPGFQSPPHSFFVSYFILGARSTQGQQAGFILCPSSTWLVAAVPGTGSRRILKLN, from the exons ATGTTAGCTAGGGCAGTTTACTGTCTAGgctgttttctaatctgtaaaattgggataaCGATAGCACCTACTTCTCAGAGTTGCTTCAAGGATGGATTACTT GTGCAAGAGAGTCGGGCCTGTCCCTCGGGACTGGAGCTGCCCACTGTGTTGCTGGAGATGGAGCGGAGCCGGCGGGCCCAGGAACAG CTCCTGTGGGACTTGGAGCTGCTGACTGGGGCGGGGCTGGGCCTCTTCTGGCCCCCCCGGGCCCAGTTCTGCGGTCTGAGGGACCGGACCCAGTGTGCATGGAGCCAGCGCAGCAAGCCCCGTGGTAGGATGGGTAGGGGCCCCGAGCAGCCGAACAGCTGG AGTTCCAGGCCATGCCCATTGCCTCAGGCTGGGGACTCCCTGAGCCAGAACCATCAGCTTCCTGAGGG GGGGCTGGCGGTAGTCCCATCATCAGCCCTGGATCTGGGTGAAGCTGCGAGTCACAGAGACCCAAGGCGGGCGAGCCCTGCTCTGCCTGCCGAGTCCACACCTGGTACGTGGACACCTTGGCCGGGTGGCCAGACTAGAGCTGGAGGAGGTGAGAAGTCCTCATCCCAAGTGCCAGGATTCCAGTCCCCTCCTCACTCATTCTTTGTCTCATACTTTATATTGGGTGCCAGGAGCACCCAGGGACAACAAGCAGGTTTTATTTTATGTCCTAGTTCCACCTGGTTGGTAGCAGCTGTCCCAGGCACAGGGTCCAGGAGGATTCTGAAGCTAaactga